From a region of the Seleniivibrio woodruffii genome:
- the mrdA gene encoding penicillin-binding protein 2: MLLRTLKDEILEYFKKRAMFGYVFLGLFFAFLALRLFYMQVVSYEKFKQLSENNRIRIVRTKADRGFIKDIKGRLLVKNSPSYELKIVKEDVQDLNAILDKLEKVLPIDKKYAIKQVEKSYLYEPAVILRGLSFNQVAEILEHSDDYAGVEIGLEAVRSYMDSDAFSHVLGYMSEVNEQELQGSDYYRSGDMIGKTGVEKVYEKQLRGVDGAKQVEVDSYGRPVEILSEKQSIPGENITLTIDYEIQTFLHRLMDGKKGAVVVMDVNNFDVLSLYSAPTFNLMSFTPFATSQERLSIIKDPTKPLLNRAIEGRYPPGSVYKILMAVMGLMEKKINPDSRFTCTGEMQYGNFKYKCWKKDGHGTINLVQAIEESCDVYFYNLGLILGIDTIYDYSNKLSLGHKTGIALPNEKAGFFPSRQWKRDVRKEGWYPGETIITSIGQGYIATTPIQIAVMLGGIFNGGNIYTPNLVRYLENPATGHTRVPEHDPVQKVHIDKWAAGVAMKGMVKVVDGDRATGYRAKVPGVTIGGKTGTAQVVSLKRTEDMNEDDIPEHYRDHSWFAAVFPADNPKYVAVAMIEHGGAGSKGAAPIVGALVNKMADLGYVKRETGQETH; the protein is encoded by the coding sequence GTGCTTTTAAGAACGCTTAAAGACGAAATTCTTGAATATTTTAAAAAGCGTGCAATGTTCGGCTATGTTTTTCTGGGGCTTTTCTTCGCCTTCCTTGCCCTGCGTCTTTTCTATATGCAGGTGGTGAGCTATGAAAAGTTCAAGCAGCTCTCCGAGAACAACCGTATCCGTATCGTCCGCACTAAGGCCGACAGAGGCTTCATAAAGGACATAAAGGGACGTCTTCTGGTCAAAAACTCCCCCAGCTACGAGCTGAAGATAGTGAAAGAGGACGTGCAGGATCTGAACGCTATTCTGGATAAGCTGGAAAAGGTTCTGCCCATCGATAAGAAATACGCCATCAAGCAGGTTGAGAAATCGTATCTGTACGAGCCGGCGGTTATCCTGAGAGGGCTTTCCTTTAATCAGGTGGCCGAGATACTGGAACACTCCGACGACTATGCGGGGGTGGAGATAGGTCTTGAGGCTGTGAGAAGCTACATGGACAGCGACGCTTTCAGCCACGTTCTGGGCTATATGTCCGAAGTGAACGAGCAGGAGCTTCAGGGAAGCGACTATTATCGCTCCGGCGATATGATAGGCAAGACCGGAGTTGAAAAGGTATATGAGAAGCAGCTGAGAGGTGTTGACGGTGCGAAGCAGGTGGAGGTCGATTCCTACGGCCGCCCTGTGGAGATCCTCTCCGAAAAGCAAAGCATTCCGGGCGAAAACATCACCCTTACAATAGATTATGAAATACAGACCTTTCTGCACAGGCTTATGGATGGCAAAAAAGGTGCTGTGGTGGTCATGGATGTCAACAACTTCGATGTCCTTTCACTCTATTCAGCCCCCACGTTCAACCTTATGTCGTTCACTCCCTTTGCGACCTCTCAGGAGAGGCTTTCCATCATAAAAGATCCCACAAAACCCCTGCTCAACAGAGCCATTGAGGGACGCTATCCCCCCGGTTCGGTCTATAAGATTCTTATGGCCGTCATGGGGCTTATGGAGAAAAAGATCAATCCGGACAGCAGATTCACCTGCACAGGCGAAATGCAGTACGGTAACTTCAAATATAAATGCTGGAAAAAGGACGGACACGGAACAATCAACCTCGTGCAGGCCATTGAGGAATCATGCGACGTGTACTTCTATAATCTCGGTCTCATACTTGGTATAGACACCATTTACGACTATTCCAACAAGCTCTCTCTGGGACACAAGACGGGAATAGCACTGCCCAACGAAAAAGCAGGATTTTTTCCCAGCAGACAGTGGAAGAGGGATGTGCGGAAAGAGGGCTGGTATCCCGGCGAAACCATCATCACATCCATCGGTCAGGGCTATATAGCAACCACTCCGATCCAGATTGCCGTCATGCTCGGCGGTATCTTCAACGGCGGAAACATCTATACCCCTAATCTGGTGAGATATCTTGAAAATCCCGCCACAGGGCATACCAGAGTGCCGGAGCATGATCCGGTTCAGAAAGTGCATATCGACAAATGGGCGGCGGGTGTAGCCATGAAGGGTATGGTGAAGGTTGTGGACGGCGACAGAGCAACCGGCTACCGTGCTAAGGTTCCCGGCGTGACAATAGGCGGAAAAACCGGTACTGCGCAGGTGGTGAGCCTTAAGCGTACCGAGGATATGAATGAGGACGATATCCCCGAGCATTACAGAGACCACTCGTGGTTTGCGGCGGTCTTCCCTGCGGACAACCCGAAATACGTTGCCGTGGCGATGATAGAACACGGCGGAGCGGGCAGTAAAGGTGCGGCGCCCATAGTTGGCGCATTAGTAAATAAAATGGCGGATCTGGGCTATGTTAAGCGTGAAACTGGACAGGAAACACATTGA
- the rodA gene encoding rod shape-determining protein RodA — protein MLSVKLDRKHIENFDVVLLVLLFIITTMGIFAIYSAGFDPVDGKVRTFYLKQFYFLILGYVLFFGFSAIGYKRLVKYSYVLYFFGILILVAVLLMGHEGKGAVRWISVAGIRIQPSEFFKFIWVIVLARLYIDFTMNKYGMLDIIKKLFMSMPPFLLVFLQPDLGTGGTYLAVWGIVLLFIGIKRVTLMIILASLVFAAPLLWTHMKPYQKQRVETFLNPEADPFGSGYHVIQSKIAIGSGGLFGKGFMNGTQSHLKFIPERHTDFIFAVIAEEFGFVGGCVVILIFSGLVFRIIYIGVNSKESAGKLVCVAAASLFFFQFFVNMAMTVGMMPVVGIPMPMVSYGGSSLVTFMAILGIVNSVAMRRFDSPSEE, from the coding sequence ATGTTAAGCGTGAAACTGGACAGGAAACACATTGAAAATTTCGATGTAGTCCTGCTCGTACTTCTCTTTATAATTACGACCATGGGCATTTTTGCCATCTACAGCGCAGGTTTCGATCCTGTTGACGGTAAGGTGCGCACATTTTACCTGAAGCAGTTCTATTTCCTGATTCTGGGATACGTTCTCTTTTTCGGTTTCAGCGCAATCGGCTATAAAAGGCTTGTAAAATATTCGTATGTATTATATTTTTTCGGGATTCTAATTCTGGTCGCAGTGCTTTTGATGGGGCACGAAGGGAAGGGTGCGGTTCGCTGGATATCCGTTGCGGGAATACGTATTCAGCCTTCGGAGTTCTTCAAATTCATCTGGGTAATAGTTCTGGCGAGGCTCTATATCGACTTCACCATGAACAAATACGGCATGCTTGACATAATAAAGAAACTGTTCATGTCCATGCCTCCTTTCCTGCTGGTTTTCCTCCAGCCCGACCTTGGCACGGGCGGAACCTATCTGGCTGTGTGGGGTATCGTCCTGCTTTTCATAGGCATCAAAAGGGTGACGCTGATGATCATCCTCGCAAGCCTCGTTTTTGCCGCTCCGCTTCTCTGGACTCACATGAAGCCCTATCAGAAGCAGAGGGTTGAAACATTTCTTAATCCCGAGGCCGATCCTTTCGGTTCGGGATATCACGTTATTCAGTCAAAGATCGCCATAGGTTCGGGCGGACTTTTCGGCAAGGGTTTCATGAACGGAACCCAGTCGCACCTTAAGTTCATCCCCGAACGCCATACAGACTTTATTTTCGCCGTTATTGCCGAGGAGTTCGGCTTTGTCGGAGGATGTGTGGTGATACTCATATTCTCCGGTCTGGTCTTCAGAATAATCTATATCGGGGTGAACTCCAAGGAGTCAGCGGGAAAGCTGGTCTGTGTTGCGGCTGCATCGCTCTTCTTCTTCCAGTTTTTCGTGAATATGGCTATGACGGTGGGCATGATGCCTGTTGTGGGTATCCCCATGCCTATGGTCAGCTACGGAGGTTCGTCCCTTGTTACATTCATGGCTATCTTGGGAATAGTGAACAGTGTTGCCATGAGGCGTTTTGACAGTCCCAGTGAGGAATAA
- a CDS encoding TIGR03960 family B12-binding radical SAM protein, whose protein sequence is MKDYKKLLKISRPARYINGEINSIHKTHEGRTSFCLVFPDVYEVGISHIGFKMLYERLNLCDEIVCERFFMPWPDAITEYGKEMFVSLESTTDLKDFDAVGFSFQYELAYTNMLKTLKMADIAVRSANRGESDPIIIAGGPCVVNPMPISAFVDVFFVGESEVTLPEAMKAIHGMKGATRAEKIAYLNTLPFTYVPEIDPDKHVKRSIHTGFSDDYTIKDLIVPAIPAVQDRVAVEISRGCTRGCRFCQAGIIYRPNRERSVDSVACDALYQLDKTGYLETSLLSLSASDYSRLEELLVTMAQLTQERKVSLALPSIRADRIKEYIFRELSKVRKAGFTIAPEAGSQRMRDSINKGLTEETILEAVHKASDAGWNGAKLYFMMGLPGETLEDVLAIAELARKAKYLRKGRFAIKVSVSNFVPKPHTPYQWWGQNSGDEFYEKRQKLKELLLKYKIPHAFHGIKTSVLEGAFARGSKELCDVIEYASEKGAMFDAWTEFFNFSIWEEAFAKFGFTVADFAQRSYKRTERLPWENIDSGVTNDFLWDEYLKSQSLELTSDCTDGQCHMCGVCDFKEIKNTFADKSERVFEPAQETDDQKFTRYAMVFSKTERLSLLSAIETQRLFTHVLTISKFGLKFTQGFNPQPKLSYVQAASTGLEGLNEVLIFESEKIDDVQAAIDKLNDILPRWVRIKSMTEFPVNPRHFDVYVRFGFGKEFMDIFRAKFEAGEAKYDKLNKKGLPKVMDSKDFVAHMGEDYVVFKTETTGNFNCFEYFESLGYERPAVDIVRRNVYLVPKEGDDAVGTDI, encoded by the coding sequence ATGAAAGATTACAAAAAGCTCCTTAAAATTTCCAGACCCGCCAGATACATCAACGGCGAAATCAACTCAATCCATAAGACGCACGAGGGCAGGACATCATTTTGTCTTGTCTTTCCCGATGTTTATGAGGTCGGTATAAGCCATATCGGCTTTAAAATGCTCTATGAAAGGCTGAATCTCTGCGATGAGATTGTCTGCGAGCGGTTTTTTATGCCCTGGCCGGACGCCATCACCGAATATGGAAAGGAGATGTTCGTCAGCCTTGAATCCACAACAGATCTGAAAGACTTCGATGCGGTGGGTTTCAGCTTCCAGTATGAGCTTGCATACACCAACATGCTCAAAACCCTTAAAATGGCTGATATCGCCGTGCGCAGTGCGAACAGAGGCGAGTCCGACCCTATAATAATCGCAGGCGGCCCCTGCGTGGTCAACCCCATGCCCATTTCGGCTTTTGTTGACGTGTTTTTTGTCGGCGAATCCGAAGTGACACTGCCCGAAGCCATGAAGGCTATCCACGGCATGAAGGGTGCAACGAGGGCTGAAAAGATAGCCTATCTGAATACTCTTCCTTTCACATATGTGCCTGAAATAGACCCCGACAAGCATGTGAAGCGTTCCATACACACAGGCTTTTCGGACGACTACACCATAAAGGATCTTATAGTTCCCGCAATCCCTGCCGTTCAGGACAGGGTGGCGGTTGAAATATCCAGAGGGTGCACCAGAGGGTGCAGGTTCTGTCAGGCGGGAATAATCTATCGCCCCAACCGTGAGCGCAGTGTGGACAGCGTCGCCTGCGATGCTCTCTATCAGTTGGATAAGACCGGATATCTGGAAACGTCCCTTCTGTCCCTTTCCGCCTCTGACTACAGCAGGCTGGAAGAGCTGCTGGTGACCATGGCGCAGCTTACTCAGGAGCGCAAGGTCTCTCTGGCTCTGCCCTCAATCCGTGCGGACAGAATAAAGGAATATATCTTCCGTGAGCTTTCAAAGGTGCGCAAGGCGGGATTTACAATAGCCCCCGAGGCCGGCTCGCAGCGTATGCGTGATTCCATTAACAAAGGACTGACCGAGGAGACCATTCTGGAAGCTGTTCATAAGGCATCCGATGCCGGATGGAACGGTGCAAAGCTCTATTTTATGATGGGACTTCCCGGTGAGACACTTGAGGACGTTCTGGCCATTGCAGAGCTTGCCAGAAAAGCGAAATATCTGCGAAAGGGCAGGTTCGCAATAAAGGTCTCTGTGTCCAACTTCGTTCCGAAACCCCATACTCCTTATCAGTGGTGGGGACAGAACAGCGGCGACGAATTTTATGAAAAACGCCAGAAGCTCAAAGAACTTCTGTTAAAGTACAAGATTCCCCATGCCTTCCACGGCATCAAAACAAGCGTTCTTGAGGGAGCGTTCGCCAGAGGCTCAAAAGAGCTTTGTGATGTCATTGAATACGCCTCTGAAAAGGGTGCTATGTTCGATGCATGGACGGAGTTCTTCAACTTCTCCATCTGGGAGGAGGCTTTCGCCAAGTTTGGCTTTACCGTTGCCGACTTCGCCCAGCGCTCATACAAGCGCACGGAGAGACTCCCCTGGGAGAATATCGATTCCGGTGTTACGAACGATTTCCTGTGGGATGAGTATCTGAAATCACAGTCTCTGGAGCTGACCTCCGACTGTACGGACGGCCAGTGCCACATGTGCGGTGTATGCGATTTCAAAGAGATAAAGAACACCTTTGCGGATAAGTCCGAACGAGTGTTCGAACCTGCACAGGAGACGGATGATCAGAAATTCACCAGATATGCCATGGTGTTTTCCAAGACTGAGAGGCTGAGCCTTCTGTCGGCTATCGAAACCCAGAGGCTGTTCACTCACGTTCTGACCATTTCAAAGTTCGGGCTGAAATTCACTCAGGGATTCAATCCCCAGCCGAAACTCAGCTACGTTCAGGCGGCTTCAACAGGTCTTGAGGGGCTGAACGAGGTGCTGATATTCGAGTCTGAAAAGATCGACGACGTTCAGGCGGCGATAGATAAACTGAATGATATTCTACCCAGATGGGTGCGCATAAAGAGTATGACGGAGTTCCCTGTGAACCCCAGACATTTTGACGTATACGTCCGTTTCGGCTTCGGAAAGGAGTTTATGGACATCTTCCGTGCAAAATTTGAAGCGGGCGAAGCAAAATATGATAAACTCAACAAGAAGGGTCTGCCGAAGGTGATGGACTCCAAAGATTTCGTTGCGCACATGGGTGAAGACTACGTTGTGTTTAAAACCGAAACCACGGGCAACTTCAACTGTTTCGAATATTTCGAAAGCCTCGGCTATGAGCGTCCGGCGGTTGATATAGTCCGCAGAAACGTGTATCTGGTGCCGAAAGAGGGGGACGATGCGGTCGGAACCGATATATAA
- a CDS encoding TIGR02757 family protein, which yields MRSEPIYKAFLEEIYQKYNNIKYIDTDPVFFPHAYEGNREYVALTAAVFAYGNVKAIKGFIRSYLDYYGTDPLAAAKPSGGLYYRFQKKNDIEYYAELMRRLYGEYGSIENIFAYRDTLEEGILLFHELIKKYAADADSGFHFLFPNPVTSGSKRLRMFLRWMIRKDEVDFGLWTKFSSSELMMIIDTHILRFAKNNGILTNDSATRANLEKVSAFFRNMNPEDPAKYDFALTRLGIVSGCKYLSSIACGTCGHNAGCVFKD from the coding sequence ATGCGGTCGGAACCGATATATAAGGCATTTCTGGAAGAGATCTATCAAAAATACAATAATATAAAATATATCGACACCGATCCTGTGTTCTTTCCTCATGCATATGAGGGAAACAGAGAATACGTTGCACTGACGGCGGCAGTGTTCGCCTACGGCAACGTAAAGGCCATAAAGGGCTTCATAAGGTCATATCTGGACTATTACGGCACAGACCCTCTGGCGGCGGCAAAACCCTCCGGCGGTCTGTATTACAGGTTTCAGAAGAAGAACGACATCGAGTATTATGCGGAGCTTATGCGCAGGCTTTACGGCGAATACGGCTCCATCGAGAATATTTTCGCATACAGGGACACGCTGGAGGAGGGGATCCTCCTTTTCCATGAGCTTATAAAGAAGTATGCGGCGGATGCTGACTCCGGTTTCCATTTCCTGTTCCCTAATCCGGTGACATCCGGTTCAAAGCGTCTGAGGATGTTTCTGCGCTGGATGATACGCAAGGACGAGGTGGACTTCGGACTCTGGACAAAATTCAGCTCGTCTGAACTTATGATGATAATAGATACCCACATTCTGCGGTTTGCGAAGAACAACGGAATTTTAACTAACGACTCGGCAACGAGGGCAAATCTGGAAAAAGTGAGTGCTTTTTTCAGGAATATGAACCCCGAAGACCCTGCAAAATATGACTTTGCTCTCACCCGTCTGGGGATAGTTTCCGGCTGTAAGTATCTGAGCAGTATAGCTTGCGGAACATGCGGTCATAACGCCGGATGTGTATTCAAAGATTGA
- the trxA gene encoding thioredoxin, producing the protein MAAELNEASFQTEVIDSGMPVLVDFWAVWCGPCRMLTPTIESLASEYAGKVKVAKVNVDENQQLAAKYGIMSIPTVMVFKDGKVVEQFIGVQPKGVYEDALKRYI; encoded by the coding sequence ATGGCAGCAGAACTTAACGAAGCTAGTTTTCAAACTGAAGTGATTGATTCAGGCATGCCTGTTCTTGTGGATTTCTGGGCTGTTTGGTGCGGACCTTGCAGAATGCTGACTCCCACAATAGAATCTCTCGCTTCAGAATACGCAGGCAAAGTCAAAGTTGCTAAGGTCAACGTTGACGAAAATCAGCAGCTTGCAGCCAAATACGGCATCATGAGCATACCCACAGTTATGGTTTTCAAAGACGGCAAAGTCGTTGAACAGTTCATCGGTGTTCAGCCCAAAGGCGTATACGAAGACGCTCTCAAAAGGTACATATAA
- a CDS encoding FeoA family protein: MIISMRKMKDNQKGRIVKVNCEGELRQRINDMGLTSGAEFKVIGRAPLFDPVALKIRGFTITLRNNEADHIEVEVID, encoded by the coding sequence ATGATTATTTCCATGAGAAAGATGAAGGACAATCAAAAGGGCAGGATTGTCAAGGTCAACTGCGAAGGCGAACTTCGTCAGCGGATCAACGACATGGGTCTGACCTCAGGAGCAGAGTTTAAAGTTATCGGCCGTGCACCGCTTTTTGACCCTGTTGCTCTCAAAATAAGGGGATTCACCATCACCCTGCGGAACAACGAAGCGGATCATATTGAAGTGGAGGTTATTGATTAA
- the feoB gene encoding ferrous iron transport protein B, with the protein MKSVAIAGNPNCGKTSLFNNITGANYHVANYPGVTVEKKEAKIKHNGEEFVIVDLPGTYSLSPYSLEEKVARDYVVNEKPDVIINVLDASNLERNLYMFVQFMEMGAPVMAALNMVDVAKLRKINIDIKALGEKLNVPVIETVARENKGTKELLDEVAKFGASQKKSSPLDISYGPDIDEVLVKMETKIKDAGFMTAKYLPRWVALKYLENDEQIVSEGAETGGVHHELSAMAEKLNSHIKTTQKTTAENLIADYRYGYISSILKSVVSHEDSPLDRLYLSDRIDQVLTNKVLGPMIMLGFLYLIYEFTFWASEYPVMWLESLFGWLGGVADAGMSEGLLKSLVTSGIIDGVGGVLGFAPLILFMFFAIAFLEDSGYMARTAYMLDRVFRIFGLQGNSVVSYIVSGGIAGGCAVPGVMAARTIKGEKERLITILTAPFMPCGAKLPVYALLIKAFFPENEAGAMLGITLLSWLLALSIARILGTFFVKEPDSAFVMELPPYRMPTLKGLTIHAWERCWMYVRKAGTVILAISILLWAMMTFPQLSEKQLEVYENQRQEIAAQLDPAVVEEGSSDAEEVSAPAQEYRDLIAEVDAREAGDGLANSLAGRLGKSFEPVTQFAGFDWRTNIALIAGIAAKEVVVASLGTAYSLGEVDPEETDSLADKLVKSGWTTANAISLLVFTMLYSPCFVTVVAIRKETGSTKWAMFSLVVYTLVAFIASIAAFQILS; encoded by the coding sequence ATGAAAAGCGTTGCAATTGCGGGCAACCCGAACTGCGGGAAAACATCCCTCTTTAACAACATCACCGGAGCTAACTACCACGTTGCAAACTATCCCGGTGTGACGGTTGAGAAAAAGGAAGCGAAGATCAAACATAACGGCGAAGAGTTCGTTATTGTGGATCTTCCCGGAACCTACAGCCTCAGCCCTTATTCTCTGGAAGAAAAAGTAGCCAGAGACTATGTGGTGAACGAAAAACCGGACGTAATCATAAACGTTCTGGATGCTTCAAACCTAGAAAGAAACCTTTATATGTTCGTTCAGTTCATGGAGATGGGCGCACCCGTTATGGCCGCTCTGAACATGGTGGACGTTGCGAAACTCAGAAAGATTAACATCGATATCAAAGCACTGGGCGAAAAACTGAACGTTCCGGTGATAGAGACAGTTGCCCGTGAGAACAAGGGTACGAAAGAGCTTCTGGATGAGGTTGCCAAGTTCGGCGCAAGCCAGAAGAAATCATCTCCCCTTGATATATCCTACGGTCCCGACATCGACGAAGTTCTCGTTAAAATGGAGACCAAGATCAAAGATGCAGGCTTCATGACTGCGAAATACCTTCCCAGATGGGTTGCTCTGAAATACCTTGAGAACGATGAGCAGATCGTTTCCGAGGGTGCGGAGACTGGCGGCGTTCACCATGAGCTTTCCGCAATGGCAGAAAAACTGAACAGCCACATCAAAACCACTCAGAAGACAACGGCTGAAAACCTTATTGCCGACTACAGATACGGCTATATCAGCTCAATCCTCAAGTCTGTGGTTAGCCATGAGGATTCACCCCTTGACAGGCTTTACCTCAGCGACCGCATAGATCAGGTGCTCACCAACAAGGTGCTCGGCCCCATGATCATGCTCGGTTTCCTTTACCTTATATATGAGTTCACATTCTGGGCGAGCGAATATCCCGTTATGTGGCTTGAAAGCCTGTTCGGCTGGCTCGGCGGTGTTGCAGATGCAGGCATGTCCGAAGGGCTGCTTAAATCCCTTGTAACCTCCGGTATCATCGACGGTGTGGGCGGGGTTCTGGGCTTTGCGCCTCTGATCCTCTTCATGTTCTTTGCGATAGCGTTCCTTGAGGACTCAGGCTATATGGCAAGAACTGCCTATATGCTTGACAGGGTGTTCCGTATTTTCGGTCTTCAGGGGAACTCGGTTGTTTCATACATCGTTTCCGGCGGTATCGCAGGAGGATGTGCAGTTCCCGGTGTTATGGCGGCCAGAACCATCAAAGGCGAAAAAGAACGGCTTATAACAATTCTTACGGCACCTTTCATGCCTTGCGGCGCAAAACTTCCCGTTTATGCACTGCTTATAAAAGCTTTCTTCCCTGAGAACGAAGCCGGAGCAATGCTCGGCATAACTCTTCTCAGCTGGCTTCTTGCTCTCAGTATAGCAAGGATCCTCGGAACGTTCTTTGTTAAAGAACCCGATTCGGCGTTCGTAATGGAGCTTCCTCCCTACAGAATGCCCACTCTGAAAGGCCTTACCATCCATGCATGGGAAAGATGCTGGATGTACGTCAGAAAGGCGGGTACAGTTATCCTTGCCATCTCTATCCTTCTTTGGGCAATGATGACCTTTCCCCAGCTTTCAGAAAAACAGCTTGAAGTATATGAGAACCAGCGTCAGGAGATCGCCGCACAGCTCGACCCCGCAGTTGTGGAAGAGGGCAGCTCCGATGCTGAGGAAGTGTCTGCCCCTGCTCAGGAATATCGAGACCTTATCGCAGAGGTTGACGCAAGGGAAGCCGGAGACGGACTGGCGAACTCTCTTGCCGGACGTCTCGGAAAATCTTTCGAACCTGTAACTCAGTTTGCAGGATTTGACTGGAGAACCAATATTGCTCTTATAGCGGGTATTGCCGCAAAAGAGGTCGTGGTTGCGTCTCTCGGAACCGCATACTCACTGGGAGAGGTTGACCCCGAAGAGACAGATTCGCTGGCAGACAAGCTGGTTAAATCCGGCTGGACAACCGCCAATGCGATATCTCTTCTGGTGTTCACAATGCTGTACTCTCCGTGTTTTGTAACTGTTGTTGCAATACGCAAGGAGACAGGCTCAACCAAGTGGGCGATGTTCTCGCTGGTGGTGTATACACTGGTGGCGTTCATAGCGTCGATAGCAGCGTTCCAGATTCTGTCGTAA
- a CDS encoding FeoB-associated Cys-rich membrane protein, with protein sequence MVSNIILLVIVAWAAGYAGYKVWQAYKQARSDKSMTCACSGCSSSCSAAKK encoded by the coding sequence ATGGTATCTAACATAATACTGCTCGTGATAGTTGCATGGGCGGCTGGCTATGCCGGATATAAGGTCTGGCAGGCTTATAAACAGGCCAGAAGCGACAAGTCGATGACATGTGCATGCAGCGGTTGTTCAAGCAGCTGTTCGGCAGCAAAAAAATAA
- a CDS encoding helix-turn-helix domain-containing protein: MLKRKELTSILDFSLELLNLRTYSGFTSTVMGLKGLFEFDFVHIGAVYFSEEWKMQTFYTNLNVMKEWSPYQYSTSHAPNDPVYHMVSAGKTMMWWEELPPAITTAVGTESSLPNLCGYSFSKVAPDKSRTAVISFGGREFFKNERTEELLYYIYPHLANAYYRLSEMNDIDPGLISGREMDVLRWLKAGKTSWEISKILDISENTVNFHIKNIKRKLNATNRQHAVAIAIANSIIS; encoded by the coding sequence ATGCTTAAACGTAAAGAGCTGACATCCATACTGGATTTTTCTCTCGAACTGCTCAACCTGCGCACATATTCCGGATTCACGTCCACTGTGATGGGGCTTAAGGGGCTTTTCGAATTCGACTTTGTCCACATCGGCGCCGTGTATTTTTCGGAAGAATGGAAAATGCAGACCTTCTACACCAACCTGAACGTTATGAAGGAATGGTCGCCCTATCAGTATTCAACCAGCCACGCACCCAACGATCCGGTCTATCACATGGTGAGTGCCGGAAAGACAATGATGTGGTGGGAGGAGCTTCCTCCGGCCATAACTACTGCTGTGGGCACTGAAAGCAGCCTACCTAACCTTTGCGGCTACAGTTTCAGCAAAGTGGCTCCGGATAAATCCAGAACAGCGGTCATCTCGTTCGGCGGCAGAGAGTTTTTTAAAAACGAAAGAACAGAGGAACTCCTCTACTATATATATCCCCACCTTGCAAACGCCTATTACAGACTCAGCGAAATGAACGATATCGACCCCGGACTGATCAGCGGGCGTGAGATGGATGTTCTGAGATGGCTTAAGGCAGGCAAAACATCATGGGAAATATCAAAAATTCTTGATATCAGCGAAAATACGGTCAACTTCCACATAAAGAATATTAAGAGAAAACTGAACGCCACAAACCGCCAGCATGCGGTGGCGATCGCAATAGCCAACAGCATAATCTCTTAG